The Chlorogloeopsis sp. ULAP01 genome window below encodes:
- a CDS encoding photosystem II high light acclimation radical SAM protein: MEAKASLMENRILYVRLPCNPIFPIGVVYLSDHVHKLFPDIEQRIFDLGTVPPLDYAQALDRCIDEFKPTLLVFSWRDIQIYAPVGGRGGNPLQYTFEFFYSRNPFLKLRGAVGLLRIASVYYGELWRNLGLLKRGIKRAKRYNSNARIIVGGGAVSVFYEQLGKSLPEGTIVSVGEGETLLTKLLSGQEFRDERCYVVGEDKPRDRLIHEQPTPLEKTACNYDYIETIWPEFKYYLQDGDFYIGVQTKRGCPHNCCYCVYTVVEGKQVRINPADEVVAEMQQLYDRGVRNFWFTDAQFIPARRFIDDTIELLQKIVDSGMKDIHWAAYIRADNLTPQLCDLMVKTGMNYFEIGITSGSQELVRKMRMGYNLRTVLQNCRDLKAAGFNDLVSVNYSFNVIDERPETIRQTIAYHRELERIFGADKVEPAIFFIGLQPHTHLEEYAFKENILKPGYDPMNITPWTVQKMLWNPEPLGSFFGEVCLQAWRQNPNDFGREVMNILEQRLGCADLEAALSAPIEVQQKQLATIS; this comes from the coding sequence ATGGAAGCTAAAGCATCCTTAATGGAAAACCGAATTCTCTATGTTCGCCTTCCGTGTAACCCTATCTTTCCTATTGGGGTTGTCTATCTTAGCGATCACGTTCACAAACTGTTTCCCGATATCGAACAGCGTATATTTGATCTAGGGACAGTTCCACCCTTAGACTATGCTCAAGCCCTGGATCGCTGTATTGATGAATTTAAGCCAACACTACTAGTGTTTTCTTGGCGGGATATCCAGATATATGCTCCAGTGGGCGGGCGTGGTGGAAACCCATTGCAATATACTTTTGAATTTTTCTATTCCCGCAATCCATTTCTCAAGCTACGGGGTGCTGTTGGTTTACTGCGGATTGCGTCTGTATACTACGGTGAACTCTGGCGGAATCTGGGTTTATTGAAGCGGGGTATCAAACGCGCTAAACGCTATAACTCCAATGCTCGGATTATTGTTGGTGGTGGTGCTGTTAGCGTCTTTTACGAACAGTTGGGTAAAAGCTTACCTGAGGGGACAATTGTTTCTGTTGGTGAAGGAGAAACCCTACTGACAAAATTACTGAGTGGACAAGAATTTCGAGATGAAAGGTGTTATGTCGTTGGAGAAGATAAACCACGCGATCGCCTCATTCACGAACAGCCTACGCCATTAGAAAAAACTGCTTGTAACTACGACTATATCGAAACCATCTGGCCGGAGTTCAAATATTACCTACAAGATGGAGACTTCTACATTGGTGTACAAACCAAACGTGGTTGCCCTCATAATTGCTGCTATTGCGTATACACAGTTGTAGAAGGTAAGCAGGTACGTATCAACCCTGCGGATGAAGTCGTTGCTGAAATGCAACAACTATATGATCGCGGTGTTCGCAATTTCTGGTTTACTGATGCCCAATTTATCCCGGCTCGAAGATTTATCGACGACACCATAGAACTCTTACAAAAAATCGTTGATTCTGGGATGAAAGATATTCACTGGGCAGCATACATTCGGGCAGATAACCTGACGCCCCAATTGTGTGACTTGATGGTGAAAACCGGCATGAACTATTTTGAAATCGGTATCACTAGCGGCTCGCAAGAACTGGTACGAAAAATGCGGATGGGATACAATCTCCGCACTGTCTTGCAAAACTGTCGGGATTTAAAAGCAGCTGGTTTTAACGACTTAGTTTCTGTCAACTACTCCTTTAACGTCATTGACGAGCGCCCAGAAACAATTCGCCAAACTATTGCCTATCATCGCGAACTCGAACGTATTTTTGGTGCAGATAAAGTTGAGCCTGCCATCTTCTTTATCGGGCTACAACCCCACACTCATCTAGAAGAATACGCCTTCAAAGAAAATATTCTCAAGCCAGGATACGATCCGATGAATATCACACCTTGGACTGTCCAAAAAATGCTGTGGAACCCAGAACCTCTTGGTTCCTTCTTTGGAGAGGTATGCTTGCAAGCTTGGCGACAAAATCCCAATGACTTCGGACGTGAAGTCATGAATATCCTAGAACAGAGGCTGGGTTGTGCCGATTTAGAAGCAGCGCTATCTGCACCGATTGAGGTTCAACAGAAGCAGTTAGCAACTATTTCTTGA
- a CDS encoding DUF1830 domain-containing protein produces the protein MAQILDPLPPEQSRKILCCYVNATSKIQVARISNIPNWYFERVVFPGQRLVFEAPGEAQLEIHTGMMASAILSDKIPCDRLAVNEISSYELETDSETLEDSINKKPIVHSIKTKTGDTTKPLTTVGFASID, from the coding sequence ATGGCTCAAATATTAGATCCCTTACCACCGGAGCAATCGAGAAAGATTCTCTGCTGCTACGTTAATGCCACGAGTAAAATCCAGGTGGCTCGCATCTCAAATATCCCTAACTGGTACTTTGAAAGGGTTGTTTTTCCCGGACAAAGACTAGTGTTTGAAGCACCAGGCGAAGCTCAACTTGAGATTCATACAGGCATGATGGCAAGTGCAATTTTGTCGGATAAAATTCCGTGCGATCGCCTTGCTGTTAATGAAATTAGCAGTTACGAATTAGAAACAGACTCAGAAACACTAGAAGATTCTATCAATAAAAAACCGATTGTACACTCAATTAAGACAAAAACTGGAGATACAACAAAACCCTTAACAACTGTTGGTTTTGCATCCATTGATTAG
- a CDS encoding DUF4079 domain-containing protein, protein MNLPSFLWLWRIAAWSMGLSLLAYVLLASMGIWMFRARTLQQGEPEWLRSLHYIIGFCMVSLVLLLLLIGIIGTYGHFGSLGHSPHLWAGLISVVLVLLSAGSAMQIRVRKPWARRIHIGANIALFFAFAWVSLTGWIVVQKYLP, encoded by the coding sequence TTGAATCTACCCTCATTTTTGTGGTTGTGGAGAATCGCAGCGTGGTCGATGGGTTTATCGCTACTAGCCTATGTGCTACTAGCGAGTATGGGTATTTGGATGTTTCGTGCTAGAACTTTACAACAAGGTGAACCTGAGTGGTTACGCTCTCTCCACTACATCATCGGCTTTTGCATGGTTAGTTTAGTGCTGCTTTTGCTACTTATTGGTATTATCGGTACTTATGGTCACTTTGGTTCTTTGGGACACTCGCCACACCTTTGGGCTGGGTTAATCAGTGTGGTGTTAGTTTTGCTGTCTGCTGGCAGTGCGATGCAAATTCGTGTCAGAAAACCTTGGGCAAGGCGCATTCACATCGGTGCTAATATTGCCCTATTCTTTGCTTTTGCTTGGGTTTCACTCACTGGTTGGATTGTGGTACAAAAGTATTTGCCTTAA
- a CDS encoding ATP-binding cassette domain-containing protein yields the protein METFPHAKLRLEQVSLYTKLSGNQQGYPILQDISFEVFEGDRIAIVGPSGAGKTHLLRLLNRLSEPTSGKIYLDNQEYNQIPVLQLRSQVILVPQESKLLGMTVKEALAYPLVLRGLPKQTIQQRVSNWIEQLHIPNDWLGRTEVQLSAGQRQLVAIARALTIQPQILLLDEPTSALDAATTSRVMHILTQQAQSHKTTILMVNHQLEIAQVFCTRLLHLVQGGLLVNQSASSVDWNKLRESLIQAEAEANEEWG from the coding sequence TTGGAAACTTTTCCTCATGCAAAACTGCGGTTAGAGCAAGTTAGTTTATATACAAAATTATCGGGTAACCAACAAGGATATCCGATATTACAAGATATTTCTTTTGAGGTGTTTGAGGGCGATCGCATTGCGATTGTTGGGCCTTCAGGGGCTGGGAAAACTCACTTATTACGTCTGCTTAACCGTTTGAGTGAACCAACCAGTGGCAAAATATATTTAGACAATCAGGAGTACAATCAAATTCCTGTTTTACAACTGCGCTCGCAAGTTATACTCGTACCCCAAGAGTCAAAGCTGTTGGGAATGACAGTCAAAGAAGCTTTGGCTTACCCTCTTGTTTTACGTGGTTTGCCCAAACAGACAATTCAGCAAAGAGTGAGCAACTGGATAGAACAGCTGCACATTCCCAATGATTGGCTAGGACGAACAGAAGTGCAACTTTCTGCGGGGCAACGTCAGCTAGTAGCGATCGCTCGTGCTTTAACTATTCAACCGCAAATTCTACTATTGGATGAGCCTACTTCTGCTTTAGATGCAGCTACAACTTCCCGTGTGATGCACATCCTCACTCAACAGGCTCAAAGTCATAAAACTACTATTTTGATGGTAAATCATCAACTGGAGATAGCTCAGGTGTTTTGCACACGGCTATTACACTTGGTGCAAGGAGGTTTATTGGTAAATCAGAGCGCTTCGAGTGTGGATTGGAATAAATTACGAGAAAGTTTAATACAAGCAGAAGCAGAAGCTAATGAAGAATGGGGATAG